In Acanthopagrus latus isolate v.2019 chromosome 16, fAcaLat1.1, whole genome shotgun sequence, one DNA window encodes the following:
- the LOC119005014 gene encoding transmembrane protein 151B-like, producing MSPPASAATASESSTTTVFEEDTREEQRPLKQSLSKSLCRESFWKCLLLSILMYGCVGVMVWCHVTKVTRFTFDSASKVKSMMYHESPCTDGYIYIPLALLGMLYLVYLVECWHCHVKNELQHKVDVEGISERIQRMQQAKPCIWWKAISYHYVRRTRQVARYRNGDAYTSTQVYHERVNTHVAEAEFDYSHCGVKDVSKQLLGLEKSALTKMRFTKCFSFANVESENSYLTQRARFFTDNEGLDDYMEAREGMHLKNIDLKEYVIVLCDPERHPWYLSHYVFWFASFLTFSWPLRVFTEYHTSYIHYRVEKLFGHDYLPVTPCDERPYWRRIPRVNTIDSTELEWHIRSNQQLVPSYSEAGLMDLAQCPTSFSGIRQNCERCHRAISCSSVFSRSALSICTGASSRIPFSGSRFSLARRYGSQRSCFWRSGSLDDQESPSENTRCLSERHATDDEGPPDYEDALCYPVLIVHCSENCHNHRSFHRNGSCVETSL from the exons ATGTCCCCTCCAGCATCGGCTGCGACGGCCAGTGAAAGCAGCACGACCACCGTGTTCGAGGAGGACACCAGGGAGGAG CAAAGACCCTTGAAGCAGTCTCTGAGCAAGTCACTGTGCCGTGAGAGCTTTTGGAAATGCCTGCTCCTGTCCATTCTCATGTATGGCTGCGTGGGAGTGATGGTTTGGTGTCACGTCACCAAAGTGACCCGCTTCACCTTTGACAGTGCCTCGAAAGTGAAGTCCATGATGTACCATGAAAGCCCCTGCACTGATGGCTATATCTACATCCCTCTGGCCCTGCTGGGCATGCTCTATTTGGTCTACCTTGTGGAATGCTGGCACTGTCATGTGAAGAatgagctgcagcacaaagtgGATGTAGAGGGAATCAGTGAGCGCATTCAGAGGATGCAGCAAGCAAAACCGTGCATCTGGTGGAAGGCCATCAGCTATCACTACGTTCGACGAACACGGCAGGTCGCGCGTTACCGCAATGGAGACGCTTACACCAGTACCCAGGTTTACCACGAGCGTGTCAACACCCACGTGGCGGAAGCTGAGTTTGACTACAGTCACTGTGGTGTGAAAGATGtttcaaaacagctgctggGCTTGGAGAAGTCCGCCCTGACAAAGATGCGCTTCACCAAGTGCTTTAGTTTTGCCAACGTTGAGTCTGAGAATTCCTACCTGACACAGCGGGCCCGCTTTTTCACTGACAATGAGGGCCTTGATGACTACATGGAAGCCAGGGAGGGCATGCACCTGAAAAACATTGACCTGAAGGAGTATGTCATAGTACTGTGTGATCCAGAGCGCCACCCCTGGTATCTGTCCCACTATGTCTTCTGGTTTGCTTCATTCCTCACTTTCTCCTGGCCGCTCAGAGTCTTCACAGAATATCACACTTCATACATCCACTATCGCGTTGAGAAGCTCTTTGGGCACGATTACCTCCCTGTGACCCCATGTGATGAACGGCCATATTGGCGCCGGATCCCTCGTGTTAACACCATTGACAGTACGGAACTGGAGTGGCACATTCGGTCCAACCAGCAGCTGGTGCCCAGTTACTCAGAGGCTGGCCTGATGGACCTGGCCCAGTGCCCCACCAGCTTCAGCGGGATACGTCAGAATTGCGAGCGTTGCCACAGAGCCATCAGCTGCTCCTCGGTGTTCTCCAGGAGCGCCCTCAGCATCTGCACCGGTGCCAGCTCCCGCATCCCCTTCAGCGGCAGTCGGTTCTCCTTGGCGCGGCGCTATGGCTCCCAGCGCAGCTGCTTCTGGAGGAGCGGCAGCTTGGATGACCAGGAGAGTCCCAGCGAAAACACCCGCTGCCTATCAGAGCGCCACGCCACGGATGACGAGGGACCCCCAGACTATGAGGATGCACTCTGCTACCCAGTGCTCATCGTTCACTGCAGCGAGAATTGCCACAACCACAGGTCTTTCCACAGAAACGGCTCCTGTGTGGAGACTTCCTTATGA
- the mtres1 gene encoding mitochondrial transcription rescue factor 1 isoform X1 → MRGYSIVTGLSTNMQSLVVQALAMRQLGRLNPRHLLAAGYGLGQAEWCPRAIHTRQLWGCAAFPTLGCHRSAFHGRDTVRGWTVHHLRFKSNKKKGAARTAQDEEDEEDEDEDEKNPKDSDYEDEVDENQNLPKDYKDMEKYVQSFRYDVIMKAGLDIARNKIEDAFYDNKLRLNGQKLIKKSKTVKVGDTLDLVLSENKDKNTVTLMRVIPQRVLGESRTTEKYKVSIRRWKSVELSKDEAFKP, encoded by the exons ATGCGAGGTTATTCCATAG TGACTGGGCTGAGCACCAACATGCAGAGTTTGGTGGTGCAGGCACTTGCCATGAGGCAGCTGGGAAGATTGAACCCCCGCcacctgctggctgctggataTGGGCTGGGTCAGGCTGAATGGTGTCCCAGGGCCATCCACACAAGGCAGCTGTGGGGCTGCGCAGCGTTCCCCACACTTGGTTGCCACAGGTCTGCTTTTCATGGCAGAGACACTGTCAGGGGATGGACTGTCCATCATCTGAGGTTTAAAAGTAACAAGAAGAAAGGTGCTGCTAGGACAGCACAGGATGAAGAGGACGAAGAGGACGAAGATGAGGACGAGAAAAACCCTAAGGACAGTGATTATGAAGATGAGGTGGACGAGAACCAAAATCTACCAAAGGACTATAAAGACATGGAGAAATATGTGCAGTCATTTCGCTACGATGTCATCATGAAAGCTGGCCTGGACATTGCACGCAA TAAAATAGAGGACGCCTTCTATGACAACAAGCTCAGACTAAATGGACAGAAACTGATCAAGAAAAGTAAAACG GTGAAAGTTGGCGACACCTTGGATCTGGTACTGTcggaaaacaaagacaaaaacaccgTGACTCTGATGCGAGTCATCCCACAGAGAGTTTTGGGTGAATCAAGAACCACAGAAAAGTACAAAGTTTCCATAAGGCGCTGGAAAAGTGTAGAGCTTTCAAAGGATGAGGCCTTCAAGCCATGA
- the mtres1 gene encoding mitochondrial transcription rescue factor 1 isoform X2 yields the protein MQSLVVQALAMRQLGRLNPRHLLAAGYGLGQAEWCPRAIHTRQLWGCAAFPTLGCHRSAFHGRDTVRGWTVHHLRFKSNKKKGAARTAQDEEDEEDEDEDEKNPKDSDYEDEVDENQNLPKDYKDMEKYVQSFRYDVIMKAGLDIARNKIEDAFYDNKLRLNGQKLIKKSKTVKVGDTLDLVLSENKDKNTVTLMRVIPQRVLGESRTTEKYKVSIRRWKSVELSKDEAFKP from the exons ATGCAGAGTTTGGTGGTGCAGGCACTTGCCATGAGGCAGCTGGGAAGATTGAACCCCCGCcacctgctggctgctggataTGGGCTGGGTCAGGCTGAATGGTGTCCCAGGGCCATCCACACAAGGCAGCTGTGGGGCTGCGCAGCGTTCCCCACACTTGGTTGCCACAGGTCTGCTTTTCATGGCAGAGACACTGTCAGGGGATGGACTGTCCATCATCTGAGGTTTAAAAGTAACAAGAAGAAAGGTGCTGCTAGGACAGCACAGGATGAAGAGGACGAAGAGGACGAAGATGAGGACGAGAAAAACCCTAAGGACAGTGATTATGAAGATGAGGTGGACGAGAACCAAAATCTACCAAAGGACTATAAAGACATGGAGAAATATGTGCAGTCATTTCGCTACGATGTCATCATGAAAGCTGGCCTGGACATTGCACGCAA TAAAATAGAGGACGCCTTCTATGACAACAAGCTCAGACTAAATGGACAGAAACTGATCAAGAAAAGTAAAACG GTGAAAGTTGGCGACACCTTGGATCTGGTACTGTcggaaaacaaagacaaaaacaccgTGACTCTGATGCGAGTCATCCCACAGAGAGTTTTGGGTGAATCAAGAACCACAGAAAAGTACAAAGTTTCCATAAGGCGCTGGAAAAGTGTAGAGCTTTCAAAGGATGAGGCCTTCAAGCCATGA
- the bend3 gene encoding BEN domain-containing protein 3 isoform X2: MKHQQAMNSPEHGEVSDEAMLEKEHKHEDEVKEEMEDFAICEPSEGLGGGSPGCTEAGKRSSAEMGPHTNQSTSSKRVRISGEMRRHLIDESSRHEPLCLTTTGEKRDYVHQKSRVSYRKPLFSISHRISDKRNTPSLEQQASHGSGNQLNFSSILSSKSLSSEENGTLETFPTVETLGQASSTDSSLYPLIEKMFLILNTLNSSMTQLHSKVDLLTLEVMRIKKQIKPVDMVTEFQPPPEYLLTSDELNQLMEQTSSAGELGCRLLVHLFPELFKARECSHECMASKRTLESLHLQLIRNYVEVCYPSVKNNSIWQEECLLQINDLFNRFWAQRDMESARLLRKQTITGAGIKAEHPQTYRFINEQGQEEHISLDNQQSSLPVSDLAFNTQATEELDEFSSPEDFVIFLMHRLFPEVFEEGKMPEGSSSFSSVGQLILDSEKMEIIRKYMEANFPDVPEDSWLQVCIQHMEDALEGPHSNGNGSEPDNINDESYDLASLPEEVSIIKVPEVGDYERPSRKSKKSLLTPVDFDNLEIPLPDSTVPHEYILSREQLKNNYECSLSIGNFASRLLVLMFPELFTHENARKQYNCSGSLGKKQLDPVRVNLIRHYVQLVYPRAKNDRVWMLEFVGKLDERCRRRDTEQRRSYLQQRKVYGQESEQDFLCQLNPLNPDSMREDPDIPTLPPEKSSKDFCKIPLDELAVSKPDFPVPSVYLLSDTEVREIVQQSLSVGNFAARLLVRLFPELFTQENLRLQYNHSGACNKKQLDPVRLRLIRHYVEAVYPVDKMEEVWHYECVPSIDERCRRPNRKKCDILKKAKRSSTVS, encoded by the exons ATGAAACATCAGCAA GCTATGAATTCCCCTGAGCATGGAGAAGTTTCAGATGAAGCGATGCTTGAGAAAG AACACAAGCATGAAGACGAAGtcaaggaggagatggaggactTTGCTATTTGTGAGCCATCAGAGGGACTCGGAGGAGGATCTCCTGGGTGCACGGAGGCTGGTAAACGGTCATCTGCAGAGATGGGCCCTCACACAAACCAGTCCACTAGCAGCAAGAGAGTCAGAATCTCGGGCGAG ATGAGACGGCACTTGATAGATGAGAGCAGCAGACATGAGCCTCTTTGCCTTACCACAACCGGAGAGAAGAGGGATTATGTCCATCAGAAATCCAGAGTCTCCTACAGAAAGCCTCTCTTCAGCATCTCTCACAGGATTTCTGACAAGAGGAACACACCAAGCCTGGAGCAGCAGGCCAGCCATGGGTCCGGAAATCAGCTCAACTTCAGCAGCATCCTCTCATCCAAGAGCCTGagttcagaggaaaatggcacATTGGAGACCTTCCCCACAGTGGAAACTTTGGGCCAAGCTTCATCAACAGACTCTAGCCTTTATCCTCTgattgagaaaatgtttctcaTTCTCAATACCCTTAATTCGAGCATGACACAGCTGCATAGCAAAGTGGACTTGCTAACCCTTGAGGTCATGCGAATAAAGAAGCAGATCAAACCAGTCGACATGGTGACGGAGTTCCAGCCTCCCCCTGAATATCTGCTAACAAGTGACGAATTGAATCAGCTGATGGAGCAGACATCCAGCGCCGGGGAGCTTGGTTGTCGGCTGCTAGTGCACCTCTTCCCAGAGCTGTTCAAAGCCAGAGAGTGCTCTCATGAATGCATGGCAAGCAAGAGGACACTGGAGTCGCTACATCTGCAGCTGATCCGTAACTACGTCGAGGTATGCTACCCTTCGGTCAAGAACAACAGCATCTGGCAGGAAGAATGCCTTCTTCAGATTAATGACTTGTTTAATCGCTTCTGGGCTCAGAGGGACATGGAGAGCGCTCGGCTGCTCAGGAAGCAGACAATCACAGGTGCTGGGATAAAGGCTGAGCATCCTCAAACCTATCGCTTCATTAATGAGCAGGGCCAGGAGGAGCATATCTCTTTAGATAACCAGCAGAGCAGCCTGCCTGTGTCAGACCTTGCTTTCAATACACAAGCCACAGAGGAGCTGGATGAGTTCTCTTCCCCTGAGGACTTTGTTATATTTCTAATGCACCGTCTGTTCCCTGAGGTTTTTGAAGAGGGGAAAATGCCAGAAGGCTCGAGCAGTTTCAGTAGCGTTGGGCAGCTAATTCTGGATTCTGAGAAGATGGAAATAATAAGAAAGTATATGGAAGCTAATTTTCCTGATGTGCCTGAGGACAGCTGGCTTCAGGTGTGCATTCAGCACATGGAGGATGCACTCGAAGGTCCTCACAGTAATGGCAATGGCAGCGAACCTGACAATATCAATGATGAGAGCTATGACCTGGCCAGCCTTCCAGAAGAGGTTTCCATTATTAAGGTTCCAGAGGTGGGTGATTATGAAAGGCCCAGTCGCAAGTCTAAAAAGTCACTGCTGACACCTGTGGATTTTGACAATCTGGAGATTCCTCTTCCTGACTCTACTGTTCCCCACGAGTACATCTTGTCCAGggagcagctgaagaacaaCTATGAATGTAGCTTGTCCATTGGGAACTTTGCTTCCCGGCTGCTGGTGCTCATGTTCCCCGAGCTCTTCACCCACGAGAACGCACGGAAGCAGTACAACTGCAGTGGTTCTCTCGGTAAAAAACAGCTCGACCCTGTTCGTGTAAATCTGATCCGTCATTATGTGCAGTTGGTCTACCCTCGGGCCAAGAATGACAGAGTGTGGATGTTGGAGTTTGTGGGCAAACTTGACGAGAGGTGCAGGAGACGCGACACTGAGCAGAGAAGGTCCTACCTGCAGCAACGCAAGGTGTATGGTCAAGAGTCAGAGCAGGACTTCCTCTGCCAGCTGAACCCACTAAATCCAGATAGCATGAGAGAGGATCCTGATATTCCCACTTTACCCCCTGAGAAAAGTAGCAAAGACTTTTGTAAAATTCCCCTGGACGAACTGGCTGTATCCAAACCTGACTTCCCTGTACCTTCTGTCTACCTGCTTTCAGACACTGAGGTACGGGAAATTGTCCAGCAGAGTCTCTCTGTTGGGAACTTTGCTGCTCGCCTGTTGGTGCGCCTCTTCCCTGAGCTTTTTACCCAGGAGAACCTGCGGCTGCAGTACAACCATTCAGGGGCTTGCAACAAGAAGCAGCTAGATCCCGTTCGCCTCAGATTGATTCGTCACTATGTGGAAGCGGTGTATCCTGTGGATAAGATGGAGGAGGTGTGGCACTATGAATGTGTGCCAAGCATCGACGAACGCTGCCGCCGCCCTAATCGCAAGAAGTGTGACATTCTTAAGAAGGCTAAGAGGTCAAGCACTGTGTCCTAG
- the bend3 gene encoding BEN domain-containing protein 3 isoform X3 — MNSPEHGEVSDEAMLEKEHKHEDEVKEEMEDFAICEPSEGLGGGSPGCTEAGKRSSAEMGPHTNQSTSSKRVRISGEMRRHLIDESSRHEPLCLTTTGEKRDYVHQKSRVSYRKPLFSISHRISDKRNTPSLEQQASHGSGNQLNFSSILSSKSLSSEENGTLETFPTVETLGQASSTDSSLYPLIEKMFLILNTLNSSMTQLHSKVDLLTLEVMRIKKQIKPVDMVTEFQPPPEYLLTSDELNQLMEQTSSAGELGCRLLVHLFPELFKARECSHECMASKRTLESLHLQLIRNYVEVCYPSVKNNSIWQEECLLQINDLFNRFWAQRDMESARLLRKQTITGAGIKAEHPQTYRFINEQGQEEHISLDNQQSSLPVSDLAFNTQATEELDEFSSPEDFVIFLMHRLFPEVFEEGKMPEGSSSFSSVGQLILDSEKMEIIRKYMEANFPDVPEDSWLQVCIQHMEDALEGPHSNGNGSEPDNINDESYDLASLPEEVSIIKVPEVGDYERPSRKSKKSLLTPVDFDNLEIPLPDSTVPHEYILSREQLKNNYECSLSIGNFASRLLVLMFPELFTHENARKQYNCSGSLGKKQLDPVRVNLIRHYVQLVYPRAKNDRVWMLEFVGKLDERCRRRDTEQRRSYLQQRKVYGQESEQDFLCQLNPLNPDSMREDPDIPTLPPEKSSKDFCKIPLDELAVSKPDFPVPSVYLLSDTEVREIVQQSLSVGNFAARLLVRLFPELFTQENLRLQYNHSGACNKKQLDPVRLRLIRHYVEAVYPVDKMEEVWHYECVPSIDERCRRPNRKKCDILKKAKRSSTVS; from the exons ATGAATTCCCCTGAGCATGGAGAAGTTTCAGATGAAGCGATGCTTGAGAAAG AACACAAGCATGAAGACGAAGtcaaggaggagatggaggactTTGCTATTTGTGAGCCATCAGAGGGACTCGGAGGAGGATCTCCTGGGTGCACGGAGGCTGGTAAACGGTCATCTGCAGAGATGGGCCCTCACACAAACCAGTCCACTAGCAGCAAGAGAGTCAGAATCTCGGGCGAG ATGAGACGGCACTTGATAGATGAGAGCAGCAGACATGAGCCTCTTTGCCTTACCACAACCGGAGAGAAGAGGGATTATGTCCATCAGAAATCCAGAGTCTCCTACAGAAAGCCTCTCTTCAGCATCTCTCACAGGATTTCTGACAAGAGGAACACACCAAGCCTGGAGCAGCAGGCCAGCCATGGGTCCGGAAATCAGCTCAACTTCAGCAGCATCCTCTCATCCAAGAGCCTGagttcagaggaaaatggcacATTGGAGACCTTCCCCACAGTGGAAACTTTGGGCCAAGCTTCATCAACAGACTCTAGCCTTTATCCTCTgattgagaaaatgtttctcaTTCTCAATACCCTTAATTCGAGCATGACACAGCTGCATAGCAAAGTGGACTTGCTAACCCTTGAGGTCATGCGAATAAAGAAGCAGATCAAACCAGTCGACATGGTGACGGAGTTCCAGCCTCCCCCTGAATATCTGCTAACAAGTGACGAATTGAATCAGCTGATGGAGCAGACATCCAGCGCCGGGGAGCTTGGTTGTCGGCTGCTAGTGCACCTCTTCCCAGAGCTGTTCAAAGCCAGAGAGTGCTCTCATGAATGCATGGCAAGCAAGAGGACACTGGAGTCGCTACATCTGCAGCTGATCCGTAACTACGTCGAGGTATGCTACCCTTCGGTCAAGAACAACAGCATCTGGCAGGAAGAATGCCTTCTTCAGATTAATGACTTGTTTAATCGCTTCTGGGCTCAGAGGGACATGGAGAGCGCTCGGCTGCTCAGGAAGCAGACAATCACAGGTGCTGGGATAAAGGCTGAGCATCCTCAAACCTATCGCTTCATTAATGAGCAGGGCCAGGAGGAGCATATCTCTTTAGATAACCAGCAGAGCAGCCTGCCTGTGTCAGACCTTGCTTTCAATACACAAGCCACAGAGGAGCTGGATGAGTTCTCTTCCCCTGAGGACTTTGTTATATTTCTAATGCACCGTCTGTTCCCTGAGGTTTTTGAAGAGGGGAAAATGCCAGAAGGCTCGAGCAGTTTCAGTAGCGTTGGGCAGCTAATTCTGGATTCTGAGAAGATGGAAATAATAAGAAAGTATATGGAAGCTAATTTTCCTGATGTGCCTGAGGACAGCTGGCTTCAGGTGTGCATTCAGCACATGGAGGATGCACTCGAAGGTCCTCACAGTAATGGCAATGGCAGCGAACCTGACAATATCAATGATGAGAGCTATGACCTGGCCAGCCTTCCAGAAGAGGTTTCCATTATTAAGGTTCCAGAGGTGGGTGATTATGAAAGGCCCAGTCGCAAGTCTAAAAAGTCACTGCTGACACCTGTGGATTTTGACAATCTGGAGATTCCTCTTCCTGACTCTACTGTTCCCCACGAGTACATCTTGTCCAGggagcagctgaagaacaaCTATGAATGTAGCTTGTCCATTGGGAACTTTGCTTCCCGGCTGCTGGTGCTCATGTTCCCCGAGCTCTTCACCCACGAGAACGCACGGAAGCAGTACAACTGCAGTGGTTCTCTCGGTAAAAAACAGCTCGACCCTGTTCGTGTAAATCTGATCCGTCATTATGTGCAGTTGGTCTACCCTCGGGCCAAGAATGACAGAGTGTGGATGTTGGAGTTTGTGGGCAAACTTGACGAGAGGTGCAGGAGACGCGACACTGAGCAGAGAAGGTCCTACCTGCAGCAACGCAAGGTGTATGGTCAAGAGTCAGAGCAGGACTTCCTCTGCCAGCTGAACCCACTAAATCCAGATAGCATGAGAGAGGATCCTGATATTCCCACTTTACCCCCTGAGAAAAGTAGCAAAGACTTTTGTAAAATTCCCCTGGACGAACTGGCTGTATCCAAACCTGACTTCCCTGTACCTTCTGTCTACCTGCTTTCAGACACTGAGGTACGGGAAATTGTCCAGCAGAGTCTCTCTGTTGGGAACTTTGCTGCTCGCCTGTTGGTGCGCCTCTTCCCTGAGCTTTTTACCCAGGAGAACCTGCGGCTGCAGTACAACCATTCAGGGGCTTGCAACAAGAAGCAGCTAGATCCCGTTCGCCTCAGATTGATTCGTCACTATGTGGAAGCGGTGTATCCTGTGGATAAGATGGAGGAGGTGTGGCACTATGAATGTGTGCCAAGCATCGACGAACGCTGCCGCCGCCCTAATCGCAAGAAGTGTGACATTCTTAAGAAGGCTAAGAGGTCAAGCACTGTGTCCTAG
- the bend3 gene encoding BEN domain-containing protein 3 isoform X1, whose amino-acid sequence MLFVITAMNSPEHGEVSDEAMLEKEHKHEDEVKEEMEDFAICEPSEGLGGGSPGCTEAGKRSSAEMGPHTNQSTSSKRVRISGEMRRHLIDESSRHEPLCLTTTGEKRDYVHQKSRVSYRKPLFSISHRISDKRNTPSLEQQASHGSGNQLNFSSILSSKSLSSEENGTLETFPTVETLGQASSTDSSLYPLIEKMFLILNTLNSSMTQLHSKVDLLTLEVMRIKKQIKPVDMVTEFQPPPEYLLTSDELNQLMEQTSSAGELGCRLLVHLFPELFKARECSHECMASKRTLESLHLQLIRNYVEVCYPSVKNNSIWQEECLLQINDLFNRFWAQRDMESARLLRKQTITGAGIKAEHPQTYRFINEQGQEEHISLDNQQSSLPVSDLAFNTQATEELDEFSSPEDFVIFLMHRLFPEVFEEGKMPEGSSSFSSVGQLILDSEKMEIIRKYMEANFPDVPEDSWLQVCIQHMEDALEGPHSNGNGSEPDNINDESYDLASLPEEVSIIKVPEVGDYERPSRKSKKSLLTPVDFDNLEIPLPDSTVPHEYILSREQLKNNYECSLSIGNFASRLLVLMFPELFTHENARKQYNCSGSLGKKQLDPVRVNLIRHYVQLVYPRAKNDRVWMLEFVGKLDERCRRRDTEQRRSYLQQRKVYGQESEQDFLCQLNPLNPDSMREDPDIPTLPPEKSSKDFCKIPLDELAVSKPDFPVPSVYLLSDTEVREIVQQSLSVGNFAARLLVRLFPELFTQENLRLQYNHSGACNKKQLDPVRLRLIRHYVEAVYPVDKMEEVWHYECVPSIDERCRRPNRKKCDILKKAKRSSTVS is encoded by the exons ATGCTGTTTGTCATAACG GCTATGAATTCCCCTGAGCATGGAGAAGTTTCAGATGAAGCGATGCTTGAGAAAG AACACAAGCATGAAGACGAAGtcaaggaggagatggaggactTTGCTATTTGTGAGCCATCAGAGGGACTCGGAGGAGGATCTCCTGGGTGCACGGAGGCTGGTAAACGGTCATCTGCAGAGATGGGCCCTCACACAAACCAGTCCACTAGCAGCAAGAGAGTCAGAATCTCGGGCGAG ATGAGACGGCACTTGATAGATGAGAGCAGCAGACATGAGCCTCTTTGCCTTACCACAACCGGAGAGAAGAGGGATTATGTCCATCAGAAATCCAGAGTCTCCTACAGAAAGCCTCTCTTCAGCATCTCTCACAGGATTTCTGACAAGAGGAACACACCAAGCCTGGAGCAGCAGGCCAGCCATGGGTCCGGAAATCAGCTCAACTTCAGCAGCATCCTCTCATCCAAGAGCCTGagttcagaggaaaatggcacATTGGAGACCTTCCCCACAGTGGAAACTTTGGGCCAAGCTTCATCAACAGACTCTAGCCTTTATCCTCTgattgagaaaatgtttctcaTTCTCAATACCCTTAATTCGAGCATGACACAGCTGCATAGCAAAGTGGACTTGCTAACCCTTGAGGTCATGCGAATAAAGAAGCAGATCAAACCAGTCGACATGGTGACGGAGTTCCAGCCTCCCCCTGAATATCTGCTAACAAGTGACGAATTGAATCAGCTGATGGAGCAGACATCCAGCGCCGGGGAGCTTGGTTGTCGGCTGCTAGTGCACCTCTTCCCAGAGCTGTTCAAAGCCAGAGAGTGCTCTCATGAATGCATGGCAAGCAAGAGGACACTGGAGTCGCTACATCTGCAGCTGATCCGTAACTACGTCGAGGTATGCTACCCTTCGGTCAAGAACAACAGCATCTGGCAGGAAGAATGCCTTCTTCAGATTAATGACTTGTTTAATCGCTTCTGGGCTCAGAGGGACATGGAGAGCGCTCGGCTGCTCAGGAAGCAGACAATCACAGGTGCTGGGATAAAGGCTGAGCATCCTCAAACCTATCGCTTCATTAATGAGCAGGGCCAGGAGGAGCATATCTCTTTAGATAACCAGCAGAGCAGCCTGCCTGTGTCAGACCTTGCTTTCAATACACAAGCCACAGAGGAGCTGGATGAGTTCTCTTCCCCTGAGGACTTTGTTATATTTCTAATGCACCGTCTGTTCCCTGAGGTTTTTGAAGAGGGGAAAATGCCAGAAGGCTCGAGCAGTTTCAGTAGCGTTGGGCAGCTAATTCTGGATTCTGAGAAGATGGAAATAATAAGAAAGTATATGGAAGCTAATTTTCCTGATGTGCCTGAGGACAGCTGGCTTCAGGTGTGCATTCAGCACATGGAGGATGCACTCGAAGGTCCTCACAGTAATGGCAATGGCAGCGAACCTGACAATATCAATGATGAGAGCTATGACCTGGCCAGCCTTCCAGAAGAGGTTTCCATTATTAAGGTTCCAGAGGTGGGTGATTATGAAAGGCCCAGTCGCAAGTCTAAAAAGTCACTGCTGACACCTGTGGATTTTGACAATCTGGAGATTCCTCTTCCTGACTCTACTGTTCCCCACGAGTACATCTTGTCCAGggagcagctgaagaacaaCTATGAATGTAGCTTGTCCATTGGGAACTTTGCTTCCCGGCTGCTGGTGCTCATGTTCCCCGAGCTCTTCACCCACGAGAACGCACGGAAGCAGTACAACTGCAGTGGTTCTCTCGGTAAAAAACAGCTCGACCCTGTTCGTGTAAATCTGATCCGTCATTATGTGCAGTTGGTCTACCCTCGGGCCAAGAATGACAGAGTGTGGATGTTGGAGTTTGTGGGCAAACTTGACGAGAGGTGCAGGAGACGCGACACTGAGCAGAGAAGGTCCTACCTGCAGCAACGCAAGGTGTATGGTCAAGAGTCAGAGCAGGACTTCCTCTGCCAGCTGAACCCACTAAATCCAGATAGCATGAGAGAGGATCCTGATATTCCCACTTTACCCCCTGAGAAAAGTAGCAAAGACTTTTGTAAAATTCCCCTGGACGAACTGGCTGTATCCAAACCTGACTTCCCTGTACCTTCTGTCTACCTGCTTTCAGACACTGAGGTACGGGAAATTGTCCAGCAGAGTCTCTCTGTTGGGAACTTTGCTGCTCGCCTGTTGGTGCGCCTCTTCCCTGAGCTTTTTACCCAGGAGAACCTGCGGCTGCAGTACAACCATTCAGGGGCTTGCAACAAGAAGCAGCTAGATCCCGTTCGCCTCAGATTGATTCGTCACTATGTGGAAGCGGTGTATCCTGTGGATAAGATGGAGGAGGTGTGGCACTATGAATGTGTGCCAAGCATCGACGAACGCTGCCGCCGCCCTAATCGCAAGAAGTGTGACATTCTTAAGAAGGCTAAGAGGTCAAGCACTGTGTCCTAG